One segment of Spodoptera frugiperda isolate SF20-4 chromosome 5, AGI-APGP_CSIRO_Sfru_2.0, whole genome shotgun sequence DNA contains the following:
- the LOC118263172 gene encoding uncharacterized protein LOC118263172 isoform X2, translated as MNARMNMPPNVKNLDRLKSKKKKITDMTPEEAAEQRKKWREEKRKSSAKKKQRKNITEVTREPENPISRSDLSILNGFRRKCRFLVKKCRYLQQNADKLKTEKEKYKKRLHRLKIKNTKEVNSLNLIISKMRAREEVLESTLKKTYQSTKSHNDKKIFKKIVNNSTNKTLVTKILGLIGKTRGKKKKIRLINIDEITKFYLRDDVSRITSGRKETRTQHKKKKQIRYLMDTLVETYKKYKDGGGRYGFTTFFKHKPFYVLSPRLNARDTCLCIKHSNLEFQHAALRRCGALKIGMREALSNVACDTKKYTCMYGKCELCKDKKLDFESSENSKTDDSNVSWLHWERQDHTYSKKEGTETKEVKTKRTKKITKSGTLQDLKNIFNEELHNFKKHHYNMQQQQSQYQKAISQLKDNEVVLVCDFSESYEAKLASEIQAMHFGASKNQITLHTGMVYWRDKSQSFCTIAESNNHQPPAIWAHLTPIIRLIQEETPNVDVIHFFSDGPSSQYRQKNNFFLFAHFAKELQLSFATWSFFESGHGKSVADGIGGSVKRVLDRKVCHGFDITDAKDAYDILKQCLKVTKVFLVPDSAITDMTHILPKNIQPLKGTLQVHQIMTQDENIIQFRDVSCFCEPFRGCCTCFQPQIHSVVSTTNRGGERIHREQSVPKPPKPLQPGRPVLVDISLEQNQIQIEHKETIKSLEGSSLAAALPELAGTFDISDMEYLTNLDINIDNSEEPVELMDINVIPIIIAPKPKSTDGQNPEKENKSTKRWSTYNLLCQKCKTSIVGRKAKCMSCKRLYCEECTDGPTEWDYLCDTCLEGD; from the exons atgaacgCCCGGATGAATATGCCGCCCAATGTAAAAAACTTAGATCGACTAAAgtcgaaaaaaaagaaaatcacggatatgacaccagaagaagccgcagAACAGAGAAAAAAATGGCGGGAAGAAAAAAGGAAAAGTAGtgctaaaaaaaaacaaaggaaaaatattacagaAGTTACAAGAGAGCCAGAAAATCCCATTTCAAGATCAGATTTGAGCATTTTAAACGGCTTCCGGCGAAAATGtcgatttttagtaaaaaagtgTCGATACCTCCAACAAAATGCAGATAAACTTAaaactgaaaaagaaaaatacaagaAACGTCTACAtcgacttaaaattaaaaacacaaaggAAGTTAATAGTTTGAATCTGATTATTAGTAAAATGCGTGCTAGGGAAGAAGTGTTAGAATCTACTTTGAAAAAAACATATCAAAGTACTAAATCTcacaatgataaaaaaatatttaaaaaaatagtgaaCAATTCTACTAACAAAACGTTGGTAACTAAAATTCTGGGATTAATTGGCAAAACAAGAgggaaaaaaaagaaaataagactGATAAATATCGATGAAATAACCAAATTCTATCTACGAGATGATGTTAGTCGAATCACATCGGGACGAAAGGAAACAAGAACACagcataaaaagaaaaagcagATTAGGTATCTGATGGATACGCTGGTCGAAACTTACAAGAAATATAAAGATGGAGGTGGGAGATATGGTTTTACAACTTTCTTCAAACACAAACCATTTTATGTATTATCGCCTCGCCTTAATGCAAGAGACACTTGTCTTTGCATTAAACACAGTAATCTCGAATTCCAACATGCTGCCTTAAGACGATGTGGAGCGCTGAAGATAGGAATGAGAGAAGCCTTAAGTAACGTAGCTTGTGACACTAAAAAATATACTTGTATGTATGGTAAATGCGAATTATGCAAAGATAAAAAACTGGATTTCGAGAGCTCTGAAAACAGTAAAACAGACGATTCCAATGTATCCTGGCTTCACTGGGAACGCCAAGATCACACCTattcaaaaaaagaaggaaCTGAAACCAAAGAAGTTAAAACCAAAAGGACTAAAAAGATCACTAAATCAGGGACATTACAAGatctgaaaaatatatttaatgaagaACTGCATAATTTCAAAAAACATCACTATAATATGCAACAACAGCAAAGCCAATATCAGAAAGCCATCTCACAATTAAAGGACAACGAAGTAGTTTTGGTCTGCGATTTCTCCGAAAGTTACGAAGCTAAATTGGCCAGTGAAATACAAGCGATGCACTTCGGAGCGTCAAAAAATCAGATAACATTGCATACTGGCATGGTATATTGGCGTGACAAATCACAATCATTTTGTACAATTGCTGAAAGTAATAATCATCAACCACCAGCTATCTGGGCTCATTTGACTCCAATTATCCGACTAATTCAAGAAGAAACTCCAAATGTGgatgtcatacatttttttagtgATGGTCCGTCTTCCcaatacagacaaaaaaataactttttcttGTTTGCCCACTTTGCAAAAGAACTGCAACTCAGTTTTGCTACATGGTCTTTTTTTGAATCAGGGCATGGTAAAAGTGTGGCTGACGGTATTGGGGGCAGTGTAAAGCGCGTTTTGGACAGAAAAGTTTGCCATGGATTTGACATAACTGATGCCAAGGATGCTTATGATATATTGAAACAATGCCTAAAGGTCACAAAAGTTTTTCTAGTTCCAGACAGTGCCATTACCGACATGACTCATATTTTACCCAAAAATATACAACCCTTAAAAGGAACCCTGCAGGTACATCAGATTATGACCCaagatgaaaatattatacaattcaGAGACGTCAGTTGCTTTTGTGAACCTTTTCGAGGATGCTGCACCTGCTTTCAGCCGCAAATTCACTCAGTAGTTTCCACAACTAACAGAGGTGGTGAAAGAATCCACCGAGAGCAATCTGTGCCAAAACCACCTAAACCATTACAACCCGGACGCCCAGTGTTAGTTGATATTTCATTGGAACAGAATCAGATTCAAATTGAACACAAAGAAACCATAAAATCATTAGAAGGCAGCTCGCTGGCCGCTGCTTTGCCAGAATTAGCAGGGACATTTGATATTTCAGACATGGAATATCTAACAAATCTTGATATAAATATTGACAATTCCGAAGAACCTGTAGAGCTTATGGATATTAACGTAATACCAATTATTATTGCACCGAAACCCAAAAGCACAGACGGACAAAAccctgaaaaagaaaataaaagcacAAAAAGGTGGTCgacttacaatttattatgcCAGAAATGTAAAACTTCGATTGTAGGTCGAAAAGCAAAATGTATGTCATGTAAGAGACTGTACTGTGAAGAATGCACCGATGGTCCTACAGAATGGGATTATCTTTGTGACACATGCTTGGAAGGAG attaa
- the LOC118271823 gene encoding vacuolar protein sorting-associated protein 11 homolog — MAFLEWRKFSFFDIHRNVDNGKVAECLQDTHVTATTSGNGHVVLCDVTGWAHLISRSWEVTSFKAYELTVTLAQQLPHDPYLVTIGDDEAGVLPLIKVWDWSRRDRHGNPTCTRVSRAVPSHMKPTPATALAVHENKNLLAVGFLDGSVSLFRGDIARQRSGKMRTLPDSGTSPITALAFKGADKLYVVSRAAVCVVWLGVERCVTLDCMGAAPACAVLADNQRLTIANNEALYVYTTEGRGPCYALEGEKVRLDWFRSYLVITTNEKPSKSTASTSTAPVPKSHQITILDIQNKFIVFLKTFEEIDAVLTEWGSFYILTKNKEMIYLEEKDLQSKLTLLFKKNLYDVAIRIASSQHYDEAGLTEIYKQYGDHLYSKGDLKGAIEQYVKTIGWLETSYVIRKYLESRHLEPLVQYLEELHKKKGCATEDHTTLLLTCYMKIDQHDHQGKLKEFINSKDKAIDFDVDVAIKVMRQVSVDDALALAANYKRHDWYLKMMLEDKKDCRRALDYMVELEFEDADMYMKKYGHRLIQHEPEESTNFLKLLCTDYKPRSKPLVDEASLSGGAVRPPAFALPDDYIHMFLANSERLIDFLEHMIKTQDDCSKLVYDALIEHYIHVWAKSPESEKKEYEEKILGVLKNPEANYDKDQTLIICQMLGFQAGVLYLYEENKLWRAQVAVHLRSGDSEAALAVCRRRGALCPALWLDVLAAAPPAAALPELLNVIANEKLLSPILVVDCLANTPTYTLGDVRKYLTDVLKSEAEVISREQELASKYRSESSRMKEQARALQEQPVVLQASRCAVCNKPLELPTMHFLCQHSFHQSCFTTYAESESECLVCASGRRRSDAQPHAAEALHARLHNEHDPYAVVSEYYGRGLFNKVTVVTENETVEPPAPAGPAQPTPPAPTPAPAAQPYGPGAEAKLRLQEGQSKQIFMPNTTKQVAPKGTTVVPMPEGRMRVIEQQRYSSSLEASLNKLEPVHKPSPYSSPISAKKRIEENQRSLGVSPVVQNNISSAISNGAGKNPFEEDTYDEAKNPFAEEATEPTNPFSEDDDYDSNYNPFS; from the exons ATGGCTTTTTTGGAG TGGAGGAAATTTTCATTTTTCGACATTCATAGGAACGTCGACAACGGGAAGGTGGCTGAGTGCTTGCAA gACACGCATGTAACAGCAACAACAAGCGGTAACGGTCATGTCGTCCTGTGTGATGTTACGGGCTGGGCCCATCTCATCTCTCGCTCATGGGAAGTCACCTCGTTCAAAGCTTATGAGCTGACTGTCACTCTAGCTCAGCAATTACCTCATGATCCTTATCTCGTTACCATAGGG GATGATGAGGCTGGAGTGCTACCACTGATCAAAGTATGGGACTGGTCGCGCAGGGACCGGCACGGGAACCCAACCTGCACGCGAGTGTCTCGGGCTGTACCGTCACACATGAAGCCCACACCTGCCACGGCTCTTGCTGTCCATGAAAAcaag AATCTACTAGCAGTTGGTTTCCTGGACGGGTCAGTATCGCTGTTCCGCGGCGACATTGCCCGGCAACGCAGCGGTAAAATGAGGACTTTGCCTGACTCGGGCACTAGTCCCATCACAGCACTCGCGTTTAA AGGCGCGGACAAGTTGTACGTGGTGTCCCGCGCGGCGGTGTGCGTGGTGTGGCTGGGCGTGGAGCGCTGCGTCACGCTGGACTGCATGGGCGCCGCGCCCGCATGCGCCGTGCTCGCCGACAACCAGAGGCTCACCATCGCCAACAATGAG GCTCTATACGTGTACACAACGGAAGGTCGAGGTCCCTGCTACGCCCTCGAAGGTGAAAAAGTCCGGCTCGACTGGTTCCGAAGCTATCTAGTAATCACCACGAACGAAAAGCCAAGCAAGTCCACAGCGTCTACGAGCACCGCCCCAGTCCCCAAGTCCCATCAAATCACCATACTAGacatacaaaacaaattcatagTCTTCTTAAAAACTTTCGAAGAAATAGACGCTGTGCTAACAGAATGGGGATCGTTTTATATTCTCACGAAGAATAAAGAAATGATTTATTTAGAGGAGAAAGATTTGCAGTCGAAACTTACGTTGTTGTTCAAAAAGAATCTCTATGATGTTGCTATTAGGATTGCTAGTAGCCAGCATTATGACGAGGCTGGGCTCACTGAGATCTACAAGCAGTATGGTGATCACTTGTATAGTAAG GGAGATTTAAAAGGCGCAATAGAGCAATACGTAAAAACTATTGGCTGGTTGGAAACCTCGTACGTCATCCGCAAGTACCTCGAGTCGCGACACCTGGAGCCCCTCGTACAGTACTTGGAAGAACTGCACAAGAAGAAGGGATGCGCCACGGAAGACCACACCACCCTGCTCCTCACCTGTTACATGAAGATAGACCAGCACGACCACCAAGGGAAACTGAAGGAATTCATCAATTCCAAGGATAAAGCCATCGATTTTGATGTCGATGTTGCTATTAAG GTAATGCGTCAAGTGAGCGTGGACGACGCGTTGGCTCTAGCGGCGAACTACAAGCGGCACGACTGGTACCTGAAGATGATGTTAGAGGACAAGAAGGACTGCCGGCGGGCGCTGGACTACATGGTCGAGCTGGAGTTTGAGGACGCAGACATGTACATGAAGAAGTACGGGCACCGGCTCATACAGCATGAGCCCGAGGAGAGCACCAATTTTTTGAAAT TACTATGCACAGACTACAAGCCCCGCAGTAAGCCGCTGGTGGACGAGGCTTCATTGTCGGGCGGCGCAGTGAGGCCCCCGGCCTTCGCCCTCCCAGACGACTACATACACATGTTCCTCGCCAACTCGGAGCGCCTCATCGACTTCCTCGAACACATGATCAAGACACAAGACGACTGTTCTAAGCTGGTCTACGATGCCTTGATCGAACATTATATACATGTTTG GGCAAAATCTCCAGAGAGTGAGAAGAAGGAATATGAGGAGAAGATACTGGGCGTGCTGAAGAACCCTGAAGCCAACTACGACAAGGACCAGACGCTCATCATATGCCAGATGCTCGGCTTCCAGGCCGGAGTGCTGTATCTGTACGAGGAGAATAAACT TTGGCGCGCGCAGGTGGCAGTGCACCTCCGCAGCGGCGACAGCGAAGCGGCGCTAGCAGTGTGCCGTCGTCGCGGCGCGCTGTGTCCCGCGCTGTGGCTGGACGTGCTGGCCGCCGCGCCGCCTGCAGCAGCGCTGCCCGAGCTGCTCAACGTCATCG CCAACGAGAAGTTACTGTCCCCCATTCTAGTCGTGGACTGTCTCGCTAACACGCCCACATACACGCTGGGAGACGTCAGGAA GTACTTAACAGACGTGTTAAAATCGGAGGCCGAGGTGATATCCCGCGAGCAGGAGTTGGCCTCCAAGTACCGGTCAGAGAGCTCGCGCATGAAGGAGCAGGCGCGGGCCCTGCAGGAGCAGCCCGTGGTCCTGCAGGCCAGTCGCTGCGCCGTCTGCAACAAGCCCCTCGAACTGCCCACCATGCACTTCTTGTGCCAACACTCTTTCCATCAGAG TTGCTTCACGACTTACGCGGAGTCGGAGAGCGAGTGCCTGGTGTGTGCGTCGGGCAGACGTCGGTCCGACGCCCAGCCACACGCCGCAGAGGCCTTGCATGCACGGCTACATAATGAACACGACCC TTACGCAGTGGTATCAGAGTACTACGGGCGTGGTTTGTTCAACAAGGTGACGGTGGTGACTGAGAATGAGACGGTGGAGCCGCCTGCCCCGGCCGGCCCCGCCCAGCCGACCCCGCCTGCACCCACCCCGGCCCCCGCGGCCCAGCCGTACGGACCCGGCGCTGAAGCCAAGCTGAGGTTACAAGAAGGACAGAGCAAGCAAA TATTCATGCCAAATACAACGAAGCAAGTGGCACCAAAAGGCACAACAGTAGTTCCAATGCCAGAAGGTCGAATGAGGGTCATAGAGCAGCAACGCTACAGCTCGAGCCTAGAAGCAAGCTTGAACAAACTCGAGCCAGTGCACAAACCATCCCCCTACTCCTCTCCCATCTCAGCCAAGAAGAGAATAGAAGAGAATCAGAGAAGTTTAGGAGTTTCCCCTGTAGTACAGAATAATATATCTTCTGCCATCAGCAATGGAGCGGGGAAGAATCCCTTCGAAGAAGATACTTATGATGAAGCGAAGAATCCATTTGCAGAAGAAGCGACGGAACCAACAAATCCCTTCAGCGAAGATGATGACTATGACAGTAACTATAATCCCTTCTCATGA
- the LOC118263172 gene encoding uncharacterized protein LOC118263172 isoform X1 — MNARMNMPPNVKNLDRLKSKKKKITDMTPEEAAEQRKKWREEKRKSSAKKKQRKNITEVTREPENPISRSDLSILNGFRRKCRFLVKKCRYLQQNADKLKTEKEKYKKRLHRLKIKNTKEVNSLNLIISKMRAREEVLESTLKKTYQSTKSHNDKKIFKKIVNNSTNKTLVTKILGLIGKTRGKKKKIRLINIDEITKFYLRDDVSRITSGRKETRTQHKKKKQIRYLMDTLVETYKKYKDGGGRYGFTTFFKHKPFYVLSPRLNARDTCLCIKHSNLEFQHAALRRCGALKIGMREALSNVACDTKKYTCMYGKCELCKDKKLDFESSENSKTDDSNVSWLHWERQDHTYSKKEGTETKEVKTKRTKKITKSGTLQDLKNIFNEELHNFKKHHYNMQQQQSQYQKAISQLKDNEVVLVCDFSESYEAKLASEIQAMHFGASKNQITLHTGMVYWRDKSQSFCTIAESNNHQPPAIWAHLTPIIRLIQEETPNVDVIHFFSDGPSSQYRQKNNFFLFAHFAKELQLSFATWSFFESGHGKSVADGIGGSVKRVLDRKVCHGFDITDAKDAYDILKQCLKVTKVFLVPDSAITDMTHILPKNIQPLKGTLQVHQIMTQDENIIQFRDVSCFCEPFRGCCTCFQPQIHSVVSTTNRGGERIHREQSVPKPPKPLQPGRPVLVDISLEQNQIQIEHKETIKSLEGSSLAAALPELAGTFDISDMEYLTNLDINIDNSEEPVELMDINVIPIIIAPKPKSTDGQNPEKENKSTKRWSTYNLLCQKCKTSIVGRKAKCMSCKRLYCEECTDGPTEWDYLCDTCLEGGIVTRVTSIEFVIIFMVMFC; from the coding sequence atgaacgCCCGGATGAATATGCCGCCCAATGTAAAAAACTTAGATCGACTAAAgtcgaaaaaaaagaaaatcacggatatgacaccagaagaagccgcagAACAGAGAAAAAAATGGCGGGAAGAAAAAAGGAAAAGTAGtgctaaaaaaaaacaaaggaaaaatattacagaAGTTACAAGAGAGCCAGAAAATCCCATTTCAAGATCAGATTTGAGCATTTTAAACGGCTTCCGGCGAAAATGtcgatttttagtaaaaaagtgTCGATACCTCCAACAAAATGCAGATAAACTTAaaactgaaaaagaaaaatacaagaAACGTCTACAtcgacttaaaattaaaaacacaaaggAAGTTAATAGTTTGAATCTGATTATTAGTAAAATGCGTGCTAGGGAAGAAGTGTTAGAATCTACTTTGAAAAAAACATATCAAAGTACTAAATCTcacaatgataaaaaaatatttaaaaaaatagtgaaCAATTCTACTAACAAAACGTTGGTAACTAAAATTCTGGGATTAATTGGCAAAACAAGAgggaaaaaaaagaaaataagactGATAAATATCGATGAAATAACCAAATTCTATCTACGAGATGATGTTAGTCGAATCACATCGGGACGAAAGGAAACAAGAACACagcataaaaagaaaaagcagATTAGGTATCTGATGGATACGCTGGTCGAAACTTACAAGAAATATAAAGATGGAGGTGGGAGATATGGTTTTACAACTTTCTTCAAACACAAACCATTTTATGTATTATCGCCTCGCCTTAATGCAAGAGACACTTGTCTTTGCATTAAACACAGTAATCTCGAATTCCAACATGCTGCCTTAAGACGATGTGGAGCGCTGAAGATAGGAATGAGAGAAGCCTTAAGTAACGTAGCTTGTGACACTAAAAAATATACTTGTATGTATGGTAAATGCGAATTATGCAAAGATAAAAAACTGGATTTCGAGAGCTCTGAAAACAGTAAAACAGACGATTCCAATGTATCCTGGCTTCACTGGGAACGCCAAGATCACACCTattcaaaaaaagaaggaaCTGAAACCAAAGAAGTTAAAACCAAAAGGACTAAAAAGATCACTAAATCAGGGACATTACAAGatctgaaaaatatatttaatgaagaACTGCATAATTTCAAAAAACATCACTATAATATGCAACAACAGCAAAGCCAATATCAGAAAGCCATCTCACAATTAAAGGACAACGAAGTAGTTTTGGTCTGCGATTTCTCCGAAAGTTACGAAGCTAAATTGGCCAGTGAAATACAAGCGATGCACTTCGGAGCGTCAAAAAATCAGATAACATTGCATACTGGCATGGTATATTGGCGTGACAAATCACAATCATTTTGTACAATTGCTGAAAGTAATAATCATCAACCACCAGCTATCTGGGCTCATTTGACTCCAATTATCCGACTAATTCAAGAAGAAACTCCAAATGTGgatgtcatacatttttttagtgATGGTCCGTCTTCCcaatacagacaaaaaaataactttttcttGTTTGCCCACTTTGCAAAAGAACTGCAACTCAGTTTTGCTACATGGTCTTTTTTTGAATCAGGGCATGGTAAAAGTGTGGCTGACGGTATTGGGGGCAGTGTAAAGCGCGTTTTGGACAGAAAAGTTTGCCATGGATTTGACATAACTGATGCCAAGGATGCTTATGATATATTGAAACAATGCCTAAAGGTCACAAAAGTTTTTCTAGTTCCAGACAGTGCCATTACCGACATGACTCATATTTTACCCAAAAATATACAACCCTTAAAAGGAACCCTGCAGGTACATCAGATTATGACCCaagatgaaaatattatacaattcaGAGACGTCAGTTGCTTTTGTGAACCTTTTCGAGGATGCTGCACCTGCTTTCAGCCGCAAATTCACTCAGTAGTTTCCACAACTAACAGAGGTGGTGAAAGAATCCACCGAGAGCAATCTGTGCCAAAACCACCTAAACCATTACAACCCGGACGCCCAGTGTTAGTTGATATTTCATTGGAACAGAATCAGATTCAAATTGAACACAAAGAAACCATAAAATCATTAGAAGGCAGCTCGCTGGCCGCTGCTTTGCCAGAATTAGCAGGGACATTTGATATTTCAGACATGGAATATCTAACAAATCTTGATATAAATATTGACAATTCCGAAGAACCTGTAGAGCTTATGGATATTAACGTAATACCAATTATTATTGCACCGAAACCCAAAAGCACAGACGGACAAAAccctgaaaaagaaaataaaagcacAAAAAGGTGGTCgacttacaatttattatgcCAGAAATGTAAAACTTCGATTGTAGGTCGAAAAGCAAAATGTATGTCATGTAAGAGACTGTACTGTGAAGAATGCACCGATGGTCCTACAGAATGGGATTATCTTTGTGACACATGCTTGGAAGGAGGTATTGTAACTCGTGTAACTTCTATAGAgttcgtaattatttttatggttatGTTTTGTTAA